Within Enterobacter sp. RHBSTW-00175, the genomic segment AGTTCCGCTACCGGGCGCAGATACGCCCTTCATCAGTGGAAAACCAGGATTACACCTTTAAAACCCCCGGCTGGCCCGGTTACTTCAGCCACCACGCCGAAAACCTGAACGGCCAGCGCAGCCAGTATGAAATCTTCGATTACCCGGGACGCTTCAAGGATGTGCAGCACGGTCAGGACTTTGCCCGCTACCGGGCCGGAGGTTACCGCCGTGATGCTGAGGCAGCGACCTGCGTCACGAACTCCCCGAAACTGTGGCCCGGAAAACGTTTCACCCTGACCGGCCACCCTTCCCCGGCCCTCAACCGGGAATGGCAGGTCACGGGCTGTGTCCTGAAGGGCGAACAGCCTCAGGCCCTGCACGGCAGCCAGGGGGAAGGCACCACGCTCAGAAACACGGTTAACGTCATCCCGGCAGACCGGACCTGGCGTCCCTTCCCGCCACCCAAACCCGCTGTCGATGGTCCGCAGAGCGCCATCGTCACCGGTCCGAAAGGTGAGGAAATCTTCTGTGACGAGCACGGCCGGGTCCGGGTGCGTTTTCACTGGGACCGCTACTGCCCGGGAAACGAGGACAGCTCCTGCTGGATACGGGTATCCCAGGCATGGGCCGGAACCGGCTTCGGCAACCTCGCCATCCCGCGCGTGGGTCAGGAGGTGATAGTCGACTTCCTCAACGGTGACCCGGACCAGCCCATTATCATGGGCCGCACTTATCATCAGGACAACCGCTCGCCGGGCAGTCTCCCGGGAACCAAAACGCAGATGACCATCCGCTCGAAAACCTACAGGGGCAGCGGATTTAACGAACTGCGCTTCGAGGATGCGACAGACCAGGAGCAGGTGTATATCCACGCGCAGAAGAACATGGACACCGAGGTACTGAACAACCGCACCACTGATGTGAAAGTGGACCATACGGAAACCATCGGTAATAACCAGAGCATCACCGTCGGACTCGGGCAGACAGTGAAGGTGGGAAGTAAAAAGAAAAGTGGTCATGACCAGACCGTAACGATAGCTAATGACCAAACAATAACGGTTATTAATGATCGAACGATAGAAGTTACTGAAGGAAATCAAAAGACTGATATCAAAAAAGGAAACCAAGAAATCACTCTTTATGAGGGGGAGCAAACCATAAAAGTGAAGAAAACCATCAGTGTAAATTCTGAAGAAAAAATAGAATTTATTTGTGGAGATTCAAGTATCACATTACTGAAAAATGGTGAAATCACTCTTAAGGGGAAAATAATCACAAACAAAGCAGAAAATGAATATCATGTCAACAGTAAGAAACTATTGGCAGATGGTAGTGAAGAACATTTATTAACAGGTGGTATGTTGAAGTTAAATCCATAAATCAATAAGTTGTTTCATAAGAGAATATAACATGGAGAAGAATGCAGCAAGGCAGACAGCAGACAAAGCTGGGCATGATGGTCCAATCACGACGGGAAGTCCTAATGTTACAACCGGTGGATTCCCGGCTGCAAGAATGGGAGATTCGTTTATTTGTAAGGAGCATGGGCCGGGAGTAATTAGTGAAGGTTCAAAAACAGTTACTATCAACGGAATGCCAGCAGCCAGGTATGGGGATAAGGTCATCTGTGGCAAAGAAGCATTACCACCAACAAAAGGCCCCAAACCACCGGAATATCATTACGCAACATTGGCCAAAAATACAAATGAAGACGGTTCAGTAAAGGTAAAAAATCCAGAAGAATTTCAGATGAATGTGTTGCTGGCCTCATCACAACTATCAGATTCAGATGGGGACGGGAATTTTGATACCGCAAATAATAAAATTGTGTTTGAGGATTTTCAATTAAACCACCAGATGGGTGACAGTGGTGATAATTTAAATCTAGGAGGCACTATTGGTAAGGCTGAAATGGTAGCGGGAACGATATCAAATGAGAAAAATAGTTCCAGTAGTATTAATGCGAAACTGACGGGAGTTTCAGGAAATGTAGGGATTAGTTCAGGGAAAGAAGGAACTGGTGATTATGCGGGAGTAAAAGCTGGAGGGACAATTGGAACAGCAGAAGGAAAGGGGGAAGTTAGCACAACCCATGATAGTGATGAATTAAGTTATGGGGCAAGTTTTGAATTGGGGGCGGAAGCTGCCGTTGCAAAAGGAGAACTTTCAGGGATCATGGAATCAAAATATTTAAAAGTAAAAGGTTCTGCTAGTGGCTCTGCTGGATCGATAGGTGCAGGAATAGGAGCGGGAGTATGGACAGATCTTGATAATATTATGCTAAAGTTTAAATTAACAGGTGAACTGGCGTTCGCACTAGGGTTAAAAGGTGATGTTGAGGTTCAACTTGGACCATTTAGAGCCTGTCAGTAATTCTGTGTAACTGCCAATGTATTAAAGGTGATCGCTCAGGCGGTCACCGAACTCGATAATAAAACGGCTCATTGCCAGCCGCCAGTTCTGGATCGGCATACTCCATTTTTTTGACGCATCCTTGATCGCCAGATAAATAACCTTTCTTACCGAGTCATCCGTCGGGAACACTTTGCGTTTCTTAATCGCAGCCCGGATCACGCTGTTCAGTGATTCGATTGCGTTCGTGGTGTAGATGGCCTTGCGGATATCCGGTGGATAGCTGAACAGCGTATTCAGGTTTTCCCAGTGCGCACGCCAGCTTTTGCTGATTTGCGGATATTTATCGTCCCAGACTCCCGCGAACGCATCCAGCGCCATCAGCGCCGCCTCTTCGGTCGGAGCCTGATAAACTACTTTTAGCCCGCTGGTGACGGCTTTGTAGTCCTTCCAGGATACGTATTTCAGGCTGTTACGCACCATGTGGATGATGCACAGCTGGATGTGAGTCTGCGGGTAAACGCTGTTTATCGCATCCGGGAAGCCCTTCAGACCGTCCACGCAAGCAATCAGGATGTCCTGAAGGCCCCGGTTTTTCAGCTCCGTCAGCACGCTCAGCCAGAACTTTGCACCTTCATTTTCGGCCAGCCACATCCCCAGCAGCTCTTTCTGGCCTTCGGTGTTGATGCCCAGTGCCAGGAACACAGCTTTGTTGATTACGCTGCCATTCTGACGGACTTTGACAACAATGCAGTCCATATAAACAATGGGATACAGCGCATCCAGCTGCCGGTTTTGCCACTCAGTGACCTGCTCTTTTACGGCGTCGGTGACCTTAGATATCAGCGTGGGTGACACATCGGCGTCGTACATCTCTTTGAAGGTGGCAACGATTTCGCGGGTGGTCATGCCTTTGGCGTACAGGGACAAAATCTGGCTGTCCATCTGCGTAATACGCGTCTGGTGCTTCTTAATCAGCTGGGGTTCGAAGGTATTTTCACGGTCACGCGGCGTGTTCAGTTCGATCTCGCCATCATCGCATAGCAGCGTTTTTGACGAGTAGCCATTGCGGGTGTTTGAGCCTGTTTTGGGCGCATTTTTCTCATGCCCGAGGTGGTCAGTCAGTTCCGCATTGAGCGCCGTTTCGACGGTAAGCTTCGTCAACATGCGGGAAAAAGCATTGAGATCGGCTTCGGTTTTAAGGCCCTTAGCCAGTTCAGCTGCCAGTGCTTTGAGTTTCTTTTCGTCCATAATTTGCCTGTCTCCGTTGTTGGAGTGAACATATCAAAAACAGGCAGATACACAATTTAAATTACAGCCTCACCATTTACTGAAATTCCTGTTCAAGAACTATTGGGGTTATCCAGTTCCAAATCTGGTATAGTGCTATCGGGTGCACCGACTATCATCATTGGTGGGTAATATGAAAAAAAACTTTTTATATTAAAATCTTTTTTGCCATTATACAACAATATTGTGTTTAGGTTTTTTTTAGGTATAACCCTGTATTGCTTGTCAGCTTATATAATACTTCATTACGTTCGAGACATGTTATCATTCAAAATAATAGCATTAATGGGGGTTTATGCTGGGATTTATTATACATTTTTTTCGATGCTCGATAGTGGCATTGAAAGAATAGCTTCATTTCAAAAACAATAAAGACAACATCAATAAGCAACCTATAAGATGGTTTTTGTTGCATAAAGGAGACGTGTCCAGATATATTAAGGTAGTAGTTAATATTTTATTTGTATATATTTGCTTTGATGTATTGATTAGATCTTACATTAATTAAATACAGATAACATAGAGGTGCAACCACTCAGAACTCATTAAAGAACGGTAATTATCGGTAGATAGCATATAAGCGTAGTAGATTCATTTGAAATTTATCTTTAGTTTTTAGAACAGGCTATATAACCAATGCGTTTATATAGGAATAAAATCTTCAGAATTATACTTGGTATTGTTTTATGCTTCTTTTTTATTAAGATAGCCTTATATATAGGAAGAACATACTGGGGTACAATAATGTTCCTGTCTGGTGCATATTTATTTTTTTCTATACGTTTTTTAGTATCATTGACAATGGGATTGAAAAAGCTGTGAATTCTCATGGAAAATACAATAAAGAAAATATTAACCGACAACCATTGAGTTTTTTATGAAAAACAAAAAATGATAGCTAAAACATATAAATTACCATTTAATCTATTATTTGCATATTGCGTGATTAAATATACAATTAATACATTTTTTTAACCTGACTGACGAGGTGAATCGGTATTCAGCTTGTGATAATGTTGATTATGTGGTCGGAAGGATACATGGGAATTCAACCCAGACCTTTTGCACACCCGCCTATTGGTAGTTCTGGGAGCGTTCTTTGTGGTTTAGGAAACGTGATCATAGGGGGATAAAATGAAACAATATGGTAAGGGATATAAAATATTATTTGGAATAATTAGTTTTTCATCGTTTATTTATTTCAGAGTGCAGTTAGGTTATTATCCACGACCCCCCACTTTTATCAGACATATGCTTTTTTATTTTCCGACTATTTATTTTATTATCTTTTCCTTGATTGAATCAGGTGTTGGAAGAGTAACTTCCTTTCATCAAGAGCATAATCAGCAAAACATTCATAGGCAACCACTTAAATACTTTATCAAGAATAAAATCCTGATAATTGGCGGATATAAATTTATATTTAACCTGGAATATTTATTGATTGCTTTCCTTGTGTTAAAACACTATATATCAAAATAATTCGAGAGTATTATGAAGGAAAACAGCAGTAGTGAGATCCTTTTCCCTGAGATAATCACATTTAGTTCCGATTATCAACAGAAACAGTTATGGCGTTGTCGTTATACTTCTACTAGCTCAAGGAGTCTACATTATAAAATACTACTCCCACTAAATGTCAAACCTGTCAATATAGAGCCTAAACCTATCAAAGGACTTCATGGTTTCTATACTATTGGTTGTTATAAAACAGTCCCTGAGTCTGAGTTTCCATTTATGGAGACAGAAGTTATTTATGAGTACATAACGAATGATATCGATGCCAGTGACTGGATTGATTACATATTGCCCCTTCTTGAGGAAGAAGTCATTCACCGAAAAGATTATTATAGTGTCGGTGGAAAATATTCGGATATTCTAACAAAAAATAATTTTGATGGGGAGATAGTGATATCCAGAATTAGAGTGTTTAAGAATTATGATTTTGAACACAAAGATGCTAATCTGATTATGGTAAAAGCCAGTTGTCCTCTAGTAAGTTATGATTTACTAGCTGAATATCTGCTTCACTGTGTAAAGTTCTTCACTTTAATTAATGATTCTGGATGGCATCTGGCAGAAGAGTTAAAAAGCATAAATATTAACTCACCCACAAGTTATTCATTTTATTATCCTGCATCGTGGCAGTATACTGAACGATATAATCACGAGAAGATGAGTTATCATTCGTTATCGTTGAAAAAGGAAGGGAAAACTCATGGAATTATTGATGGTTACTTTTTATGTCATGATGCGGCAATAGATAAAGAACATATCTACAGCCTGATTGTTAGCAAATTAAAAGAAAACAATCACTCTGAAATTAAAGAAACCCCTCTAAAAAAAATTAAAAATATTTTCAATAAAAATATAACAGAATTATGGACAGGAGAGTTTAAGGTAAATGATGCAAAGAATGGAGAATGCACATTGATTGTCTGTGCAGGCAAAGTTCAGGAAAATTGGTTCTATGTAATTGGATCGCTTACGCAAAAAAAACAAGATTTCAAATTATGGGCTGCGGGAAAGCGAGCGATAGACATTGTGTTAAATTCATTAAATAATTATGAACTAGCCTATGAAGAAAAATTCTATAAGGAATAAGCCACATATTATTACTTACAATTTGTGCAGTTATTGATGGTGCTGAGTGATGGGAAGAAATTCAGGATTTTGGTAATGTGAATCTGGACTGGTTAAAAACGGATGCCAGTACATGACAACAGCACGGGTAGTCAGCGAAGTTAATGCTAAAAAATCCCAGGAGTGCTTTATTAAATGGATGCAGGACTGTAATGTAATAACTAATAGAAAAATTTATTGTCGTTTACGGAAAACTGTCAGATGCTCATATGATAAAAGTCCTCACAGGGGAGCAATTCATATGGTCAGTGCTTTCTCAACAGTTAATTTTGCAGTAATCGAGCAGGTAAAAATAGATTAGAAACAAAATTAAATTACGGCACTCCTGAATTACTTAACATGCTGGATATAAAAGGCAAACTGATAACCACAGATGCAATTGGATACCCGAAGAAATCAAATTTATAAAGATAAACTATGGTTCTATGATGACGTATCTGATTGCGGAAAGGTTGGGGCTAACAGAAATTGCGGTTCGGTGGACAATTCTCAGTCTGAACATCCCATTAATCGAAAAATATCGACCATGGACAGAAAAGGAGAAAAAGATTATTCACACATATTCCCCTCGTGTTGACTGAGTTACTTTGCTGGCATTAATACTGCCGTGGCGTACACGTAGCGCTATATTTCGGATGATGGATAAATCAGGAGTTATCAGAGCAACAAAATGGAAAGAGCAGGAGCATCGGATTCTGGAGTAGTATTATCCCGTTGAGAGGATTGCAATAATGGACAGACTGCCCGGCAGAACGCACTACGCTATCAGGAGTATGGCTAATCAACTGGGAATAAAGCTTATAGGCAGTTGTACGAGTCAACAAAAATTGACACAGGAAGCATGGCAGCTGCTGGACGAGAACTGATCCTCCCCATGTAATGTGGACACGGTACTAAGCGAGGTTCTGGGTTACCAGGCGCACACCTTCAGCCTGCGTGTACGCAAGATGTTCTAATCGTGACTGTAAAACGGGGCCACTAATGGCCCCGTTTTTTTATCCTCAACGTAGCGCAACCCACTTCCACCCCACGCCCATCGTCCCCAGTACAATCGTCACCACCGCCGCCACATGCAGCAAAAAATCCACCGGATGCACCTCTACGGGATGACAAAACGAAAGCAACGTTAACGCCATACAGGCAACGCCCGCTCCCGCCACTGCAAGCGTTCGCAGCGGATACAGCGCCCGGGTTCGGCGCAAATAACCGATTACCAGCACCATCATCGGCACGCTCACCGCCATCATAAAGACATAACAGTTCACCTCATCAGGATGATGGGCCTGCGTATTCGTCTGGCCGAGACTTAACCCCACGCTGCCCAGCCAGAGCACCACCAGCGGCACAAACCATCGCCAGCTCAAGGGTTTTCGCCCGGCGATGCTGAGCAAAAACGCATTACGAATAGCCAGCGTGCCGGTAATAAACACCAGGATTAACTGAAGCACAGCTAACACCGCGCCGGGTTGTGTCCAGTCGGTGGCGACACGCTGAAACATCAGGCTACTCAAGGCACCGCAGGGCAGCGCCATCATCAGCCAGGCAATGACTCTCCTGCTGTTTGTCCAGGGACGATAGACAGGCTTCGCGTCCCGACTCAGCTGTTCAATTAACACCTCATGACTGCCCATGATTCGCTCCCATACGGCGAAGATTGGTTAATGCCCTGTGAAGTAATGATTTCACGGCTGCAATGCTCAGATTATGGCGCGCAGCGGCCTCCGCAAGGCTCATCTCCTGCAAATGGATATGTTCAACAATTTGCCGCTGTCGCGACGGAAGCTGGTCTAATATCCGCGCCAGCTGTTCTTCATTTTCCCGATGTTCCGGATTTTCTACCGTGGCACCGTCATACGCCCTTTCGTCATCCGTTTCTCGTTGCTGATAACGCCCACGGCGGCGCAACGCGTCAACAGCACGCGCCTGCACGATGGCCATCAGCCAGGGAAGAAACGCAAACGCCGGGTCGTAGGTGTGGCGAACCCGATGCACCGTCAGCAGGACATCCTGGATAACATCGTCAACCAGTGCGCTATCGGCAATCTGTCTGCGAACCAGCACCCGGATGGCCGGGACGATGGCCCGCAGCAGTTGCGTATAGGCTTCGCGATCCCCCGCCTGGGCGGAGGCCATTAGCGCGGGCCAGCGCTCACGCGGGGCGAGATCGTTATCCATAGTCCGCCACGATATTGTTACCTCATGCTTTTTTACCGGATGCCTGATTCAGGGCATTCACCACAATCGACGGCGTAAGCACCTGCGGCAGCACTTTCGGTGCGCTGCCATCCGCCGGGTAGACCACATACAGCGGCAGCCCGCCCTGCCCAAACGCATTCATCGCATCATCGATATCAGCATTAAATTTAGTTGAATCGGCGACCATATAGACAGTTCCGGTGCGGGAAATCGCCTGTTTCACCGCCTGGGTGGATAACGATGTGCGATCGTTTACCTGGCAGGTAATACACCAGGATGCGGTGAAGTTGACGAAAATGGCTTTGCCGTGACCGCGCATTTCCGCCACAGTCTGTGGCGACCATTTCACCTCGGTAATGTTATCCGCAAGCGGGCTTTCCGGCTGGGCAGTTTGCGTGTGCATAACGCCCGGCAACGGCGTTATCGCCGCCAGAAACAACACCACCGTCACCGCCAGTAGCACTTTATAGCTGTGTCCGGTAAATCGCCTGCGCTGGGCAATACCGTACAGCCACGCGGTAAAACTCACCACCACGGCACAGGCCAGCATCGCCGCCAGCGCGGTGGTTCCCGCCTGCTGCGCCAGAACCCAGACGAGCCAGGCAAAAGCGCCAAACATGGGAAAAGCGAGGCCGCGCTTGAGGATATCCATCCAGGCTCCCGGGCGCGGTAAGCGTTTTGCCATCCCCGGAAAGAGCGAAATCGCGGTAAATGGCGCAGCAAACCCAAGCGCCAGCGCCAGAAAAATGGCCAGCGCCACGACAGGCGGCTGAACCAGCGCGTAACCCACGGCCCCCGCCATAAACGGTGCCGAACAGGGGGTAGCCACCACAATACCCAGTGCGCCAGTTAAGGCTGAACGCACAAACGCACCGCGCCCTTCGGCGTTGATTTCCCCTGCCCGCTGAAGCGACAACCCGACTTCAAACACCCCCAGCAGGTTCAGCGCCGCCCCCAGAATGATCAACGCCAGCGCAGCAATCACCAGCGGTGACTGGAGCTGGAATCCCCAGCCCACCGCCGTTCCTCCGGCGCGCAGTGCCAGCAGCACGGCCGCCAGCGCCATCATGGTAAATATAACGCCAAGCAAAAAGCCCAGCCCTTCCGTACGGGCGCTCGCGCTGTTGCCCTGATGACGTAAAAGCCCCAGCGCCTTCAGCGAAATCACCGGAAAGACGCACGGCATAAAGTTGAGAATAATGCCGCCCGCGAAGGCGGCCAGAATAGCCGTTAGCATAGAAAACCCCGGAGGCTAAGTTACGAGTGCGATTGCGCGTATTTTTTCACGGCATCCATCGTTTTCTGGATATGTTCATCCGGGTTACGGTCGGTGTAACTCAGCAGGATTTTGCCGTCCGGGGCGATAACGTACGAGGTGCGGTCAGACAGAGTTTTGCCATTCATTTGCATCAGCGTTTTATACTCTGCCGCCACTTTTGCTCCTGGGTCGGCCGCCACCGCAAATTTGTCGCGACACTCCAGTTTCGAGAACTCATCCACCTGGTCGACATTCCCGGCGGTCACTCCCACCACGGTTGCCCCGAGTTTTTTAAAGTCATCCGTGGCTTCGGCAAAGGCGTGGGCTTCCAGCGTACAGCCCTTTGTAAATGCCGCCGGGAAGAAATAGAGCACCACCGGCCCTTTCTGTAGCGCCTGCTGCAACGAGAAGGTCAGCGGTTTACCGCCCAGCGCCCCTTGCAGGCTAAAGTCCGGGGCTTTATCCCCCACTTCCAGCGCAGCATGTGCGCTCATGGCAAAAAGAGAAAAGCTCAGTACAGCGGCGGCAGACAACGTTTTCAACGGTTTCATGGTCAGCTCCATCAGGAAAAATGTATTACCTGAAGAGTAGTTCGCTAATGATGTCGAAAAGGTTTCGCTGACCACGAAATTTTATTCATTTAGTGGGGATGGCGCGCAAGCAGGGAGACATACCGCTCCGGGGAAACAACCCCGCGGAGCGGTTAGCATTACTTATTTTTCTCGACAATTAACGGCTCAATGTCGCTCTCTTTTTTCACCACCAGCGTATCGTCCCCGCGCAAACAGGTGCCGCCATAGTTCCCGCCCACGGTAAAGGTACACACCTGAATATACTTGCCATCGACTTTTGGCAGGCACCACAGCTGCTGGTAGATATTTTTACGGTCAGCAAACTTGCCGCTGGATTTGTCCAGCAGTTCATCCTGCGGGCTTATCAGGTCGATGTTGCTGCCGCAGCGCCCGGCAATCGGTTTAGCGGCATAGCCAGTCTGTTTCAGCAGGGCGTTCACCTCAAAATCGGTATCCAGAAGGTAACGGTGGTTCGGGAAGAGCTGCCACAGCACCGGCAGGATCGCCTTGTTGCCAGGAATAACCGTCCACAGCGGCTCGAACACCAGCACTTCCGGGCGCAGCAGCACATCGATCAGGCGCACTTCACCTTCAGGATGCCCGGTGCGGATCGGCACCGCAGCGTATTCGGTTTCGCTCACTTCACGGATTTGCTCAATCGCCGTTTCCCAGGCCCAGGTTTTCCACACGCAGTTCACGTGGCGGCCTTCATTGTCGACCAGTTGCCCGGCGCTGTCCCAGCTTAGCGCGCCAAGTCCGTGCAGGATCCGGGTTTCAAACCCGGCCTGAATGAGCGAGCGCTGGATAAACAGGGCGTGATAATCCTCTTCGATATCGTTGTCCTGCATGATGTGAACAAACGGCCGGGCGTGGCTGTGTTTCCACGCGCCAGTAAGTTCTTCCAGTAGCCCTTCAGCCGGGTTGTGGCCATTCCCGCGATAGCCATTTTTCACCCACTCTTCAAGGATCAACCCGCCCTCGGTGTGGCAGGAAGCGGAATCGGCGTTGTACTCGTATACCTTCAGCCCGCGCTCATCCATACAGAAATCCATACGACCGGTGATCATATGGTGACGACGCCATTGCCAGGAAAGACGCAGACGCGGCCAGAGGATTTTCGGGATGTCGAAAAGCGCCAGTAAGTTATCGTCTTTCAGCACCTTGTCGGTGGCGTGCAGGTACATCAGATGCAGTTCGTTGGTGGCTTTGATAAGTTCCTGCTCGGCGCTTTCAGTGATGGTGAAATACTGGCAGGGATCTTTATTGATAAAGTGACCGTTCGCCTGCACGTAGGCCTTCTGAAGGGCATCGTCTTCGTTGAGCCATTTCCCGTCGAACTGACGTTTGTTTTTCAGCCGCGCACCGCTGATTTTAAGCAACTCGCCGTCGATTTCCGGCTGCGGCAGGCTGTGTTCGGTGTCATCGGTCTGGATCATCCAGCCGAGGATCTCGGTGTCATTGAAGGTGTCATGAAGGGTGTAACACCCGTTCTCAACGCTCAGACGCAGTTCACGCGTCCACTGCTGCCCTAACGGGAGCGGGGAGTGAATAACGTTCTGCTCCGCAATGCGGATCTTATCATCCAGCAGCTGGGTAATAACGGCAACGTGCCCGGTTTCATGGAACTCGCCGCCCTTTTGCCAGATAAGCAACGCCCCGGCCTGCGGCGCGCGTTTTGAGCCATTGGCAAAGGCCTGCAATGGCAAGATGTTATCGTTCACCACTTCGCGCAAAAAGCGCAGAGAGAAGATCTCCCACGCCATGCCGACATCGGTAAAAATCACACCGTAGTTGAGGAACAGGAAACGGCGGGCGAACTCAACACACTGCCACTTGTGGCCCATGTATTCGTTGCTGATATAGCTTCTGAAATCCGCGTCTTCAGGGTAGTTACGTGGATCGAGGCTGCCGTAATTTGAAGAGTAAATCGCCACGCCACCCGGCGCATAACCTAACAACGTCCCGAACGGAGCGTCACTGCTTAACTTTCCTTTACGCATGTATCCAACCTAAAACAGGCAGGCGGCAATTTTTTGAAGGGTTGTTGTCGTCTGCACGTTGTAATTAACCTGACAGAGGTGGATTTATCATACACCTGCGTGGCAAATTATTCGTCGCGACAATAACTAAAAAATTCACAACATCAGGAGTCAACATGAGCTTACAGGCGCAACCGCTTGAATGGGGTCACGGCCCACACACTTTCGAAGTGTTCCTGGAACCAACCTGCCCTTTCTCGGTTAAAACATTCAACAAGTTAAACGCGTTCCTGGAACAGGCGGGTGCAGATAAGGTGACGGTCAAAATCCGTTTACAGTCTCAGCCGTGGCATCTGTTTTCCGGCGTGATTGTGCGCTGCATTCTGGCGGCGTCCACATTGCCGGATGGCAAAGCCGCAGCGCACAAGGTGATGCAGTCCGTGGCCGATCATCGCGAAGAGTTTGAGTTTACCGACCACTGTAGCGGCCCGAATATGCAGGCGACGCCAGAAGAGATCGTCGCGCGCATTGAACGTTACAGCGGGGTACAGGTTGCAGAGGCGTTTGCCCGCCCGGAATTGCAAACCGAGATTAAGTGGCACTGTAAATATGCGCGCCAGAACGGTATTCACGTCTCCCCGACGTTTATGGTCAATGGCCTGGTGCAGGCGGATTTGGGCAGTGGCGATGACGTAGAAGTGTGGGCGAAACGGGTTCTGGGATAGCGTTGTGCAGCCTGTCATGTCGGGTGGCGGCTGCGCCTTACCCGACCTACAAAACACGAAACCCTGTAGGTCGGGTAAGCGAAGCGCCACCCGACACGTTTAAGGCTCAAATCTTAAACAACCAGCACGCCGTAAAATGCCCTGGCGCTATCTCCTGCATCGCGGGCTCCTGCGCCTGACAAACCGGCATGGCATGTGGGCAACGGCTGCAAAACTTACAGCCCGGCAGCGTTGAGGTTGGCCCGGGAATTTCACCGCGCAAAGTCGCTTCTTCGAGGTTACGAATACGCGGGTCCGGCTGCGGCACCGCCGCCAGCAGCGCGCGCGTGTAAGGATGCGCCGGATGCTGATACAGCTCGTTTGCGGGCGCAACCTCCACTAGCTTACCGAG encodes:
- a CDS encoding type VI secretion system tip protein VgrG; translated protein: MPLKGLRFTLDVEGLPETATAVVSFTLCQNLSIPFLLRVDIAGDQTGLSGPDFLEKNATLTLWQGSVPQRYLHGIITGVETRENNHWQMNYHLTLSSPLWRCGLRQNFRIFQQQDIQAISSTLLTENGVTDWVPSFYEAHPAREFCVQYGETDLSFLSRLWAEEGIFFFDWLHPTGPGQKLVLCDDVAGLSSLGSLPFNPNIREPSTECISEFRYRAQIRPSSVENQDYTFKTPGWPGYFSHHAENLNGQRSQYEIFDYPGRFKDVQHGQDFARYRAGGYRRDAEAATCVTNSPKLWPGKRFTLTGHPSPALNREWQVTGCVLKGEQPQALHGSQGEGTTLRNTVNVIPADRTWRPFPPPKPAVDGPQSAIVTGPKGEEIFCDEHGRVRVRFHWDRYCPGNEDSSCWIRVSQAWAGTGFGNLAIPRVGQEVIVDFLNGDPDQPIIMGRTYHQDNRSPGSLPGTKTQMTIRSKTYRGSGFNELRFEDATDQEQVYIHAQKNMDTEVLNNRTTDVKVDHTETIGNNQSITVGLGQTVKVGSKKKSGHDQTVTIANDQTITVINDRTIEVTEGNQKTDIKKGNQEITLYEGEQTIKVKKTISVNSEEKIEFICGDSSITLLKNGEITLKGKIITNKAENEYHVNSKKLLADGSEEHLLTGGMLKLNP
- a CDS encoding PAAR domain-containing protein, with product MEKNAARQTADKAGHDGPITTGSPNVTTGGFPAARMGDSFICKEHGPGVISEGSKTVTINGMPAARYGDKVICGKEALPPTKGPKPPEYHYATLAKNTNEDGSVKVKNPEEFQMNVLLASSQLSDSDGDGNFDTANNKIVFEDFQLNHQMGDSGDNLNLGGTIGKAEMVAGTISNEKNSSSSINAKLTGVSGNVGISSGKEGTGDYAGVKAGGTIGTAEGKGEVSTTHDSDELSYGASFELGAEAAVAKGELSGIMESKYLKVKGSASGSAGSIGAGIGAGVWTDLDNIMLKFKLTGELAFALGLKGDVEVQLGPFRACQ
- a CDS encoding IS256 family transposase — its product is MDEKKLKALAAELAKGLKTEADLNAFSRMLTKLTVETALNAELTDHLGHEKNAPKTGSNTRNGYSSKTLLCDDGEIELNTPRDRENTFEPQLIKKHQTRITQMDSQILSLYAKGMTTREIVATFKEMYDADVSPTLISKVTDAVKEQVTEWQNRQLDALYPIVYMDCIVVKVRQNGSVINKAVFLALGINTEGQKELLGMWLAENEGAKFWLSVLTELKNRGLQDILIACVDGLKGFPDAINSVYPQTHIQLCIIHMVRNSLKYVSWKDYKAVTSGLKVVYQAPTEEAALMALDAFAGVWDDKYPQISKSWRAHWENLNTLFSYPPDIRKAIYTTNAIESLNSVIRAAIKKRKVFPTDDSVRKVIYLAIKDASKKWSMPIQNWRLAMSRFIIEFGDRLSDHL
- a CDS encoding NrsF family protein, producing MGSHEVLIEQLSRDAKPVYRPWTNSRRVIAWLMMALPCGALSSLMFQRVATDWTQPGAVLAVLQLILVFITGTLAIRNAFLLSIAGRKPLSWRWFVPLVVLWLGSVGLSLGQTNTQAHHPDEVNCYVFMMAVSVPMMVLVIGYLRRTRALYPLRTLAVAGAGVACMALTLLSFCHPVEVHPVDFLLHVAAVVTIVLGTMGVGWKWVALR
- a CDS encoding sigma-70 family RNA polymerase sigma factor; this encodes MDNDLAPRERWPALMASAQAGDREAYTQLLRAIVPAIRVLVRRQIADSALVDDVIQDVLLTVHRVRHTYDPAFAFLPWLMAIVQARAVDALRRRGRYQQRETDDERAYDGATVENPEHRENEEQLARILDQLPSRQRQIVEHIHLQEMSLAEAAARHNLSIAAVKSLLHRALTNLRRMGANHGQS
- a CDS encoding protein-disulfide reductase DsbD — encoded protein: MLTAILAAFAGGIILNFMPCVFPVISLKALGLLRHQGNSASARTEGLGFLLGVIFTMMALAAVLLALRAGGTAVGWGFQLQSPLVIAALALIILGAALNLLGVFEVGLSLQRAGEINAEGRGAFVRSALTGALGIVVATPCSAPFMAGAVGYALVQPPVVALAIFLALALGFAAPFTAISLFPGMAKRLPRPGAWMDILKRGLAFPMFGAFAWLVWVLAQQAGTTALAAMLACAVVVSFTAWLYGIAQRRRFTGHSYKVLLAVTVVLFLAAITPLPGVMHTQTAQPESPLADNITEVKWSPQTVAEMRGHGKAIFVNFTASWCITCQVNDRTSLSTQAVKQAISRTGTVYMVADSTKFNADIDDAMNAFGQGGLPLYVVYPADGSAPKVLPQVLTPSIVVNALNQASGKKA
- a CDS encoding peroxiredoxin codes for the protein MKPLKTLSAAAVLSFSLFAMSAHAALEVGDKAPDFSLQGALGGKPLTFSLQQALQKGPVVLYFFPAAFTKGCTLEAHAFAEATDDFKKLGATVVGVTAGNVDQVDEFSKLECRDKFAVAADPGAKVAAEYKTLMQMNGKTLSDRTSYVIAPDGKILLSYTDRNPDEHIQKTMDAVKKYAQSHS